The sequence below is a genomic window from Planctomycetia bacterium.
GGTACGCCCCTGGGAAGTCGTCGGCACGCTCGCGGCGCGGGAGTTGGTGCGATTCTTTCGCCAGCGCAATCGCGTATTCGGCGCGATCGGGCAGCCGATTCTGTTCTGGCTGCTGTTCGGCGCGGGCTTGAGCGGTTCCTTTCGCCTCGGCGGGCAAGCGGCTGGCCCCAGCTACCTGGAATACTTTTTTCCCGGCAACCTGGCGTTAATCCTGCTGTTCACGGCGATTTTCGCCACGGTGTCGATCATCGAAGATCGTCGCGAAGGGTTCCTGCAATCGGTGCTGGTCTCACCCGCCCCGCGCTGGGCGATGGTACTCGGCAAGATCACGGGCGGCACGGCGATCGCGCTCCTGCAGGGGCTCGTATTTCTCGCGCTGGGATTGACGATCGGCATCAAGTTCGACGTGGCGATGTTGG
It includes:
- a CDS encoding ABC transporter permease, with translation MVNATELRVRPWEVVGTLAARELVRFFRQRNRVFGAIGQPILFWLLFGAGLSGSFRLGGQAAGPSYLEYFFPGNLALILLFTAIFATVSIIEDRREGFLQSVLVSPAPRWAMVLGKITGGTAIALLQGLVFLALGLTIGIKFDVAMLAALTVFMGIVAFGLTALGFVLVWRMDSTQGFHAVMSVLLMPMWLLSGAFFPADSPWLAWIMRLNPLTYGVAGMRRILYWNAEGATLPDALPSLPMCWAVTLGFAAAMTLAAWWISRYRTQGDMQ